Proteins encoded within one genomic window of Trichoderma asperellum chromosome 2, complete sequence:
- a CDS encoding uncharacterized protein (EggNog:ENOG41), with the protein MPESEMSTVVAQPSDKDSAPAKDRAAEGAEPHAKAGSTSAPAARATPRYASATATSTVARTTVSARSSATLNKQPTRSSTSAHRSTASTSTIGHRSAPSVGASEDDQKSKPASRRESTIISNSAGAAGEKKTGATGSTVASRRSTVGVGAASPKPAAPRTRTGASESVAAIRAGLTRGTVSSNAAADARKRTSAPGLVTGAPRPSTRTSVRSEAHPDSPKILDELTFKLAERDKEIESLKVELGTFESTVAELRQQLEGSSQQLDEGESQTEPKDTPDGPKTDYDAVIRDLEAQLQEKAEKLRTVDDELIEAVRIKDEGGEALDALKKELENLKVENEEKLKATETQLEQTRQDYAAQLEKLQATISDKADSDKSDADLRLAFEADIQKLQNQVDELTASKAELESTINAITSERDALTSKISDLENEISDVKSRLAISESAAKSAEASKDDEKSLVAKIESELTNREAELESARKVETELQNTISDMKVTLTGRDEEISNLKTMHDERLKQISQDYENEIESLRGDAFFKRKFEELEKLHNDLQASLTEESEKHTTALAESEERRLSALNSLESKELEHEEQLASLRRRHDEELAAAKNQALETLDVHAKELESIKARYDEQLRLALADGEATSVEQNGLHEKVLDDLKRLHEEETQGLLAAHQSTLTTMSSQHAEELAALHTKLEEVAAQLENAKSSSVEEYEASKRELLSLHAAEIEKLTTAHTDTVASLKEEGLQVTQKLEELTVAYTQMETSLREAKAQNASFEATLNETKAQNASFKATLDEAKTQSASLEEQLSLQTSTSATLQASLKAAEEQLSLQTSTNATLQASLKAAEEQLSLQTSTNATLQASLKAAQEQLVVVQAEADDVGQQLALEKVERMTALAELDAVQTAKPDTTAINTLKAELVATTKTFQDALTVVKAELKSTKDNLVDMEAKYTATRESLILTSKDLEELRIMSEMKEKTAHADYSDLNDSMTTLVEEANKRVKESEMNSEQLMKKLAEAEIRNDQLQAQLKIKDAELAEAEAQAALLKSTSGGSLDSADNAADGEEIDHSSTALAL; encoded by the exons ATGCCAGAGAGCGAGATGTCAACCGTTGTTGCTCAGCCTAGCGACAAGGACAGCGCCCCAGCCAAAGACCGAGCCGCTGAGGGGGCTGAACCACACGCTAAAGCTGGCTCTACCTctgctccagcagcaagagccaCTCCCCGCTATGCCAGTGCAACCGCTACTTCGACTGTGGCTCGTACTACTGTCTCGGCTCGATCTTCGGCTACTCTGAACAAACAGCCGACTCGCTCGTCCACTTCAGCACACCGATCTACTGCCTCCACGTCGACGATAGGTCATCGAAGTGCCCCCAGTGTCGGTGCAAGTGAAGATGACCAGAAATCCAAGCCTGCATCGCGACGAGAGAGCACAATAATCTCAAACTCAGCGGGAGCtgcaggagagaaaaaaaccgGGGCCACAGGCAGTACTGTAGCGAGCCGTCGATCTACTGTGGGTGTTGGTGCTGCAAGCCCCAAACCAGCTGCTCCGCGTACTAGAACGGGAGCATCCGAATCAGTAGCAGCGATTCGAGCAGGATTGACCCGGGGTACTGTTTCGTCGAATGCCGCCGCGGACGCGAGAAAAAGAACATCCGCACCCGGGTTAGTGACCGGAGCTCCACGCCCATCAACAAGAACCTCCGTTCGATCTGAGGCACATCCGGACAGTCCTAAAATCCTCGACGAACTCACGTTCAAGCTAGctgagagagacaaagaaatCGAATCTCTCAAGGTAGAATTGGGTACCTTCGAAAGCACTGTAGCTGAACTTCGCCAGCAGCTAGAAGGTAGCAGCCAGCAGCTAGACGAGGGCGAGTCTCAAACTGAGCCGAAAGACACGCCTGATGGCCCGAAAACTGATTACGATGCCGTCATACGTGACCTGGAAGCCCAGCTACAAGAGAAAGCCGAAAAGCTTCGTACTGTGGATGATGAGCTTATCGAGGCTGTTCGCATCAAAGACGAGGGAGGAGAAGCCCTAGACGCACTGAAAAAAGAGCTGGAAAATTTAAAGGTTGAGAACGAGGAGAAACTCAAAGCAACCGAGACCCAACTTGAGCAGACTAGACAAGACTATGCTGCGCAACTTGAGAAGCTCCAAGCCACCATCTCTGATAAAGCAGATTCGGACAAATCAGACGCTGATTTAAGATTGGCATTTGAAGCAGACATTCAAAAACTCCAGAACCAGGTGGATGAACTGACTGCTTCAAAAGCCGAATTGGAATCGACTATTAACGCTATCACATCCGAGCGCGATGCGTTGACTAGCAAAATATCAGATCTCGAAAATGAGATCTCAGATGTCAAATCTAGGCTCGCCATATCTGAGTCGGCCGCGAAGAGTGCTGAAGCCAGTAAAGACGATGAAAAATCCCTAGTAGCGAAGATTGAGAGCGAATTAACCAACCGAGAGGCGGAGCTAGAATCTGCCCGCAAAGTTGAAACTGAGCTACAAAACACAATTAGCGACATGAAAGTCACGCTAACTGGCAGGGATGAGGAGATTTCTAACTTGAAAACAATGCACGATGAGCGTTTAAAGCAAATTTCTCAAGATTATGAGAACGAAATTGAAAGCCTCCGCGGCGATGCTTTCTTTAAACGCAAGTTTGAAGAGCTAGAAAAGCTACATAACGACTTGCAGGCTTCTTTGACTGAAGAATCAGAGAAACACACAACTGCTCTGGCAGAGTCTGAAGAGCGCCGGTTATCAGCTCTTAATTCACTCGAGTCCAAAGAACTGGAACATGAAGAGCAGCTGGCCAGTTTGAGACGTCGCCACGACGAAGAGTTGGCAGCTGCCAAAAACCAAGCTTTGGAAACATTGGATGTTCACGCCAAAGAATTAGAGTCTATTAAAGCTCGATACGATGAACAACTGCGGCTCGCACTGGCAGATGGAGAAGCTACATCGGTAGAACAAAATGGACTCCATGAGAAGGTGTTGGATGACCTTAAGAGACTTCACGAAGAAGAAACGCAGGGGCTGCTTGCTGCACATCAATCTACTCTAACAACAATGTCTAGTCAACATGCAGAAGAATTGGCTGCGCTGCATACGAAGCTCGAAGAGGTGGCAGCACAGCTTGAAAATGCGAAGTCTAGCAGCGTGGAGGAGTATGAAGCTTCAAAGCGGGAATTGCTTAGTCTACACGCTGCTGAAATCGAGAAACTCACCACTGCTCATACAGATACTGTGGCTTCATTGAAAGAAGAGGGACTCCAAGTAACGCAAAAACTAGAAGAACTAACAGTGGCGTATACACAAATGGAGACCAGCTTAAGGGAAGCCAAGGCTCAGAACGCGAGCTTCGAAGCTACTCTAAACGAAACCAAGGCTCAAAACGCAAGCTTCAAGGCTACTCTAGACGAAGCCAAAACTCAGAGTGCGAGCTTGGAGGAACAGCTGTCACTTCAGACTTCCACCAGTGCAACTCTCCAAGCCTCATTGAAAGCAGCGGAAGAGCAACTGTCACTTCAGACTTCCACCAATGCAACTCTCCAAGCCTCATTGAAGGCAGCGGAAGAGCAACTGTCACTTCAGACTTCCACCAATGCAACGCTCCAGGCTTCATTGAAAGCAGCACAGGAGCAGCTAGTTGTTGttcaagcagaagcagatgaCGTCGGCCAGCAGCTTGCTCTAGAAAAAGTAGAGCGAATGACCGCACTTGCCGAGCTAGACGCGGTTCAAACCGCCAAACCCGATACAACAGCTATCAACACCTTGAAGGCTGAACTTGTCGCAACTACCAAGACATTCCAGGATGCCTTGACCGTTGTTAAAGCTGAGTTGAAGTCCACCAAAGATAACCTGGTCGATATGGAAGCAAAATATACCGCTACACGAGAAAGCTTGATTCTCACGTCCAAGGACTTGGAAGAGCTACGGATAATGTcagagatgaaagaaaagacggcTCACGCAGATTATAGCGACTTGAATGATAGCATGACGACGCTAGTAGAAGAAGCCAATAAGAGGGTGAAGGAATCGGAGATGAATTCTGAGCAGCTCATGAAGAAGCTCGCTGAAGCAGAGATCAGGAATGATCAACTGCAAGCTCAGTTAAAAATCAAGGATGCTGAGCTAGCGGAGGCAGAG GCTCAGGCCGCCCTACTCAAGTCCACCAGCGGTGGGAGTCTAGATTCGGCAGATAATGCAGCCGACGGTGAAGAAATTGATCACTCTTCAACGGCATTAGCTTTG TAG
- a CDS encoding uncharacterized protein (BUSCO:EOG092D08HR), which yields MAEQTSATDHEVRLPASSLTPTAPTAASAAARLAPATVQSQRITRSSARQAASQAARASAASSVSATTLPETSPSTAPSPSLSRKRKVSSAEKSPATGSQSSSSVRRSKRQKIPEAAVPPSEAANTLPHQTSPRKGKVLVDMDGTEMPDIPAAMDTSPSSNVASRRSARTKRNSTQSQGTTSSMPLNQDSHQFTGHSSDQDTTMGGMGEPRGQASSSSPQKGDTLARNSTGDNPREGDLSRGSGASRVEHPPYNDGDEDEEDEDEDEEDEEDENDDDPFGAYGGPGDHDSGLSSTLRALTGIMTGLSSRLRELLGSLRSDDSSVQVIALQELSEIFLVSNEDNLSGHFSPDAFVKELVQLMGKEESPEIMLLACRCLANLMEALPASIANVVYGNAVPVLCQKLLEISFIDLAEQALSTLEKISTEYPSSIVREGGLTACLSYLDFFATSTQRTAVTTAANCCRNIPDDSFPVVKDVMPTLLNVLNSNDQRVVEQASLCVSGIVESFKYHPAKLEELISVDLLRAILRLLVPGTTNLIGPNIHTQFLRVLAFTARASARLSSELFKLNVVETLYQILTGVSPPTGTEDVASKLDSVIIMQALIHRPREQIVEALNVICELLPDLPRNAGIAVGDFMELHDAIEPIAPSSLGSRCDPGPNDCRLELLEDCKDQVRRFVLIIFPTLTDAFSSTINLSVRQKVLTAQIKMLSNLDQSLLAEALAPVPYASFLAAILSQQDHPSLVILGLQATELLLTRLGSVYRYQLYREGVILEIQKLAADDSQSGTKEDSKFKNTSRRLSLPDAGDSSTPSSDHESEDNDNEDEEAEDEGEGAAHEHHSSGGDEEDVDNELNASDVSPASSRGSSMSLDATSLPYVSNIQLMKSRIITIAKKFLEVHEKDGHGQVMRTQTTQILQTLSQLAEELEAFYLARTSKFLSPETGRTLFSKLSSYFDTDILESITSAELLASGIVRVLLAIFSNPDESLAHSAQANFLEVFMNPAVKSKPGTGVRESQATPFGVLIHKLQDLLSRSEHFEVITVHQNSFDGNRSSPASMLGKQIKLRLVADDELSIPRSYRNIMVSIHAIATFKSLDDYLRPRISLAERPRISRRDGLSRALAAIANSSLSQNFAAGAGLTGSTTQPPLPLASGSSGSRFSGGANSKLSSHLGEIANSQPAGPSSDKGSLRRSSRLFRSSAEIPNSSTRPPDEDKAPQPTLECADEKQLTDDDDDDDDDDDDAGDSTALDAIVGELDEDMEGRGEPDPSAVNLEVASGNNIITRKEDGTRVPTPTGSRFKDYGSYKHSSPAASHSSSRQASYSSILQSAPQDWYIEFTLDDKVIPNETTIYRAVHMSTSSSDDHNNKNIWSSTHPIKFRRVSGQPPAESRPTNFNIEADGEVENGISASLAKHPITASILQLLNILHDLNANIEDVLIENRNSMVGLRVEPLSQFVNTKLTAKLNRQLEEPLIVASSCLPSWSEDLARLYPFLFPFETRHLFLQSTSFGYARSMARWQNAQSTDDNRRDRSNERPFLGRLQRQKVRISRLKILESALKVMELYGASQSILEVEYFEEVGTGLGPTLEFYSTVSKEFSKKKLKLWREVDSAGSDEFVMGQTGLFPRPLSPEEATTPNGERILHLFKALGKFVARSMIDSRIIDIHFNPIFFRIGDTSLTGVKPSLGAVKIVDPGLARSLKTIKKFVLAKKEIDENPNLTPAQKVADTEAIMIDNARLEDFCLDFTLPGYPEIELEEHGSLKRVTIENVDTYLEKVIDMTLGAGVKRQIDAFRTGFSQVFPYTALRAFTPDELVSLFGQVEEDWSLETLMDSIKADHGYNMDSRSVKNLLQAMSELDLKQRRDFLQFTTGSPKLPIGGFKSLTPMFTVVCKPSEPPYTSDAYLPSVMTCVNYLKLPDYTTMDILKKQLYTAIREGQGAFHLS from the exons ATGGCAGAACAAACATCGGCAACCGACCACGAAGTGCGACTTCCCGCGTCATCTTTAACGCCCACTGCCCCGACTGCTGCGTCTGCCGCTGCGAGGCTTGCACCGGCCACCGTCCAAAGCCAAAG AATAACCAGGTCTTCTGCCCGCCAAGCAGCGAGCCAGGCGGCTCGAGCTTCTGCTGCATCCTCTGTCTCTGCCACCACACTGCCAGAGACTTCGCCTTCTACTGCTCCATCGCCTTCGCTATCCCGGAAGCGAAAAGTTTCGAGCGCTGAGAAAAGCCCTGCGACTGGATCACAATCTAGCTCTTCGGTTCGACGGTCCAAGAGACAGAAGATTCCTGAAGCTGCTGTTCCACCATCGGAAGCTGCAAATACCCTACCTCATCAAACCTCGCCGCGGAAAGGAAAAGTCTTAGTGGATATGGATGGCACCGA GATGCCTGATATCCCCGCCGCTATGGACACATCCCCTAGTTCCAATGTTGCCAGTCGAAGATCGGCACGGACTAAGAGGAATTCTACCCAGTCTCAAG GCACCACCTCCTCAATGCCGCTTAACCAGGACTCACATCAATTCACAGGCCATAGCTCTGACCAAGATACTACCATGGGCGGCATGGGCGAACCCAGAGGccaagcttcttcatcttcacccCAGAAGGGAGATACACTCGCTAGAAACAGCACAGGTGATAACCCGAGAGAGGGCGATTTGAGCAGGGGTAGTGGCGCAAGTCGTGTTGAACATCCTCCGTACAATGATggggacgaggacgaagaggacgaggacgaagacgaagaggacgaagaggacgaaaATGACGATGATCCCTTCGGAGCATACGGGGGCCCAGGAGATCATGATTCCGGACTTTCCAGTACTTTGCGAGCACTTACCGGCATCATGACTGGGCTGTCAAGTCGATTACGGGAACTCCTTGGCAGCCTGCGTAGTGACGATTCATCTGTCCAAGTGATTGCCCTACAGGAGCTGTCTGAGATTTTCCTGGTGTCCAATGAAGATAACTTGTCGGGTCACTTTTCTCCTGATGCGTTCGTTAAGGAACTTGTTCAACTCATGGGCAAGGAAGAGAGCCCCGAGATCATGCTCCTAGCCTGTCGCTGTCTTGCGAACCTTATGGAGGCCCTACCCGCTAGCATTGCCAATGTTGTGTATGGAAATGCCGTCCCCGTTCTCTGCCAGAAGCTGCTCGAGATTTCGTTCATCGACCTGGCAGAACAAGCTCTTAGTACACTTGAGAAGATATCCACCGAGTACCCGTCTAGTATTGTCCGAGAAGGAGGGCTCACGGCATGCTTATCATATCTCGACTTTTTTGCAACCAGTACTCAGCGAACAGCGGTGACTACAGCAGCCAATTGCTGTCGGAATATTCCCGATGACTCATTCCCTGTAGTTAAGGATGTCATGCCAACCCTTCTTAATGTTCTCAACAGCAATGACCAGCGAGTTGTGGAGCAAGCTTCCTTGTGTGTCTCAGGGATCGTCGAAAGCTTCAAGTATCACCCGGCAAAGCTCGAAGAGTTGATCAGCGTCGATCTGCTGCGCGCGATATTACGTCTCCTTGTCCCAGGGACTACGAATCTCATTGGCCCTAACATTCATACTCAGTTTCTCCGCGTACTAGCCTTCACTGCTAGGGCAAGTGCCAGACTCTCTTCCGAGCTCTTCAAACTAAATGTTGTCGAGACACTCTATCAAATTTTGACGGGAGTCTCACCTCCTACGGGTACTGAGGATGTAGCATCTAAACTGGATAGTGTCATCATTATGCAGGCGCTTATCCATCGGCCTCGCGAGCAGATTGTGGAAGCCCTCAATGTTATATGTGAGCTGCTTCCAGACTTGCCTCGAAATGCGGGAATTGCGGTGGGAGACTTTATGGAGCTGCATGATGCGATTGAGCCGATTGCGCCGTCATCTTTGGGTAGTAGATGCGATCCGGGCCCTAACGACTGCCGGCTTGAACTTTTGGAAGACTGCAAGGACCAAGTTCGCCGTTTTGTGCTCATAATTTTCCCGACGTTAACGGATGCCTTTTCCAGCACAATAAACCTGAGTGTGCGCCAGAAAGTATTGACTGCTCAGATAAAGATGCTCTCTAATTTGGACCAAAGTCTCCTGGCTGAGGCACTAGCACCAGTGCCTTATGCATCCTTTTTAGCCGCTATTTTATCACAGCAAGATCATCCTTCCCTAGTTATTCTAGGCCTCCAAGCAACAGAATTACTTCTTACCCGCCTTGGCAGCGTTTACCGATACCAACTTTATCGCGAAGGCGTGATACTTGAGATTCAAAAACTTGCAGCTGACGACAGCCAGTCTGGCACCAAGGAAGATTCCAAGTTCAAGAATACGTCCCGACGTCTTAGTCTGCCTGATGCTGGCGATAGTAGCACTCCATCATCAGACCATGAGTCCGAAGACAATGAtaacgaagacgaagaagcagaGGACGAGGGCGAAGGTGCTGCTCATGAACACCACTCTTctggcggcgatgaagaagacgtcgATAATGAGCTCAATGCTAGTGACGTATCACCTGCTAGTTCTCGCGGCTCTTCGATGTCTCTGGATGCCACGTCTCTTCCCTATGTTTCCAATATCCAATTAATGAAGTCGCGTATTATCACCATCGCAAAGAAATTCTTAGAAGTTCACGAAAAAGACGGCCACGGCCAGGTCATGAGAACGCAAACAACGCAGATACTGCAAACTTTATCTCAGCTAGCAGAAGAGCTCGAGGCCTTTTACTTAGCACGTACGTCAAAGTTTTTATCTCCAGAAACTGGACGGACGCTTTTCTCCAAGCTTTCTAGTTACTTTGATACCGACATCCTGGAAAGCATTACTAGTGCAGAACTCCTAGCATCTGGTATAGTGAGAGTACTTCTTGCAATCTTTAGCAATCCTGACGAATCACTGGCACATTCTGCCCAAGCAAACTTTTTGGAAGTATTCATGAATCCTGCGGTGAAGTCCAAGCCCGGAACTGGCGTTAGGGAATCACAAGCAACACCATTCGGCGTATTAATTCATAAATTACAAGATTTGCTCAGTAGGTCAGAGCATTTTGAAGTCATTACTGTTCATCAAAATAGCTTTGATGGCAATCGCAGCAGCCCCGCGTCGATGTTGGGTAAGCAGATCAAACTCAGGCTGGTTGCCGATGATGAGCTGTCGATTCCCCGATCTTATCGAAACATAATGGTTTCCATTCATGCAATCGCCACTTTCAAGTCCCTTGATGATTATCTTCGTCCACGAATTAGCCTGGCAGAGCGGCCAAGGATCTCCCGAAGGGATGGGCTCTCCAGAGCCCTTGCGGCTATAGCTAACTCTAGCCTATCGCAGAACTTTGCTGCAGGCGCCGGTTTAACTGGATCTACTACGCAACCTCCTTTGCCTCTAGCTTCAGGGTCTTCGGGTTCCCGGTTTTCTGGAGGAGCCAACAGTAAACTATCATCTCATCTGGGAGAGATAGCCAACTCGCAACCTGCCGGGCCGTCTAGCGATAAAGGATCGCTACGACGCTCTTCACGGCTTTTTAGGTCATCTGCAGAAATACCAAATTCTTCGACTCGTCCTCCTGATGAAGACAAGGCCCCACAGCCTACTCTGGAGTGTGCAGATGAGAAACAGCTTactgatgacgacgatgacgacgatgacgacgacgacgatgcagGCGACAGTACTGCTCTTGACGCGATTGTTGGCGAGCTTGATGAAGATatggaaggaagaggagagccgGATCCATCGGCCGTAAACCTCGAAGTTGCCTCTGGAAATAACATCATCACACGAAAAGAGGATGGCACGAGAGTTCCGACACCCACTGGATCAAGATTCAAGGACTATGGCTCGTATAAGCACAGCAGCCCTGCAGCGTCTCATTCTTCATCGCGACAGGCCTCATACTCTTCAATACTCCAATCTGCTCCTCAAGATTGGTATATTGAGTTCACTCTGGATGACAAGGTTATTCCAAATGAGACAACTATATATCGTGCTGTTCATATGTCGACATCCTCTTCAGATGACCACAACAATAAAAACATTTGGTCATCCACACATCCCATTAAATTTCGAAGAGTCTCTGGACAGCCTCCTGCAGAGTCTAGACCGACCAACTTCAATATCGAAGCTGATGGAGAAGTAGAGAATGGGATTTCGGCATCACTAGCGAAGCACCCAATAACTGCCTCTATCCTGCAGCTTCTTAATATCCTTCACGACCTCAATGCTAACATAGAAGACGTTTTAATCGAAAATAGGAACAGTATGGTTGGCCTCCGTGTTGAGCCATTGTCTCAATTCGTAAATACAAAGCTTACGGCTAAGCTAAATCGCCAATTAGAGGAGCCGTTAATCGTCGCGAGCAGCTGCTTGCCGAGCTGGTCCGAAGATTTAGCACGTCTCTACCCTTTTTTGTTCCCCTTCGAGACTCGGCACCTCTTTCTTCAGTCAACATCATTCGGATATGCCCGGTCAATGGCTCGCTGGCAGAACGCACAGTCGACGGATGATAACCGGCGAGATCGCTCTAATGAACGGCCGTTCTTAGGCCGACTTCAGAGGCAGAAAGTCCGTATCTCCCGACTCAAGATCCTCGAGTCAGCGTTGAAAGTGATGGAGCTATACGGCGCTTCCCAGAGTATATTGGAAGTCGAATATTTTGAAGAAGTTGGTACTGGCTTAGGCCCGACGCTCGAATTCTACTCTACAGTATCCAAAGAGTTTTCCAAGAAAAAGCTCAAGCTTTGGCGAGAAGTCGACTCCGCCGGGTCAGACGAGTTTGTAATGGGGCAGACGGGGCTATTTCCCCGGCCTCTCAGCCCCGAGGAGGCAACAACGCCAAATGGAGAACGTATTCTTCATTTATTCAAGGCCCTTGGCAAATTTGTAGCCCGATCAATGATTGACTCACGCATAATTGATATACACTTCAACCCGATATTTTTCAGAATTGGAGATACATCCTTGACTGGTGTCAAGCCCTCCTTGGGAGCAGTAAAAATTGTCGACCCAGGTCTTGCTCGCTCGCTGAAAACAATCAAGAAGTTTGTGTTGGCCAAGAAAGAGATCGATGAAAACCCGAACCTCACGCCAGCACAGAAAGTCGCTGATACAGAGGCAATCATGATCGACAATGCGAGGCTAGAGGACTTCTGCCTCGATTTTACGCTGCCCGGCTACCCCGAAATTGAACTTGAGGAGCATGGCTCTTTGAAGCGAGTTACTATTGAGAATGTTGATACCTACTTAGAAAAAGTCATTGATATGACTTTAGGGGCTGGAGTTAAACGCCAAATTGATGCTTTCCGTACTGGCTTCTCGCAGGTGTTCCCGTATACCGCACTGAGAGCTTTCACCCCAGATGAATTGGTATCGTTGTTTGGCCAAGTAGAGGAAGACTGGAGCCTTGAGA CCCTCATGGATTCTATAAAGGCGGATCATGGCTACAACATGGACAGTCGAAGCGTGAAGAACCTACTGCAGGCGATGAGCGAGCTGGATCTCAAACAGCGACGAGATTTTCTACAATTCACCACCGGTAGTCCAAAGCTTCCTATTGGCG GTTTCAAAAGTTTAACTCCGATGTTTACCGTTGTTTGTAAACCTAGCGAGCCTCCGTACACCTCCGACGCCTATCTACCGAGTGTCATGACGTGCGTGAATTATCTGAAGCTTCCAGATTATACGACGATGGATATCCTGAAGAAACAGCTGTATACTGCAATCAGGGAAGGACAGGGAGCTTTCCATTTGTCATGA
- a CDS encoding uncharacterized protein (EggNog:ENOG41) produces the protein MAPEPRSSETARQGREYRSTGSTKQVRFPTRRRRVRGQSNGIQKREVSSLKRESSSLKQQTLTQMSFVSSFGEDATLMDDNASDEDGTAYDKSGLTVPQRESKSRLTTEPQELTTREDTVIIQDSCGSTYDSSGDDDDDASAGVNISPPRWPEDVREAATAPPRSVSWADSLNIVRDSPRRRAHLRRNLEELRSTQSSQEEGTALSAHVHFAATEADDREIPDSDEDDEELQLRDFNRLIHQETLYAGHETQLILEELASLEHPELTPGNSSARRQLMASQNSLAFTPSNGTTNNKNDFSMEDTQTQHTAIPQTPAFSLPSSPSSPKTQVGSDDQTNPSQGQKFHTPAHTELPSQGQIFESQRVPLHILQSLAPVSARTDILLPTPSEVLDLIISGSESFLHLAYRVPEQVQRFWLFSLGILRYMACIQPGRPRGHGWDYRIDQVYQLNNALEERDMQEEGWVNGTVQRYIYLPPAIAGQLLWNLRCATFDDGELQRASGDDGRDDISQVSDYRSSSRKDTRSSAATLQSAETDTYINDHDAGQPSSLIFQDHGSSAATLPASAVLGSSPLLTKSQMLSDSLISDKL, from the coding sequence ATGGCCCCAGAACCTCGCTCTAGCGAAACTGCTCGACAAGGTCGGGAATATCGCTCGACGGGCTCTACCAAGCAGGTCCGTTTCCCCACGAGGCGCAGGAGAGTTCGGGGCCAGAGCAATGGGATCCAGAAGCGAGAGGTTTCGTCATTGAAGCGAGAGAGCTCGTCACTGAAGCAGCAGACGTTGACACAAATGAGCTTCGTCTCTTCGTTTGGTGAAGATGCAACCTTGATGGATGACAATGCCTCAGATGAAGACGGGACAGCCTATGACAAGAGTGGCTTGACCGTTCCACAAAGGGAATCTAAATCTCGGTTGACAACAGAGCCGCAAGAGTTGACGACAAGAGAAGATACAGTCATTATCCAAGATTCTTGTGGTTCAACTTACGACAgctctggcgatgatgatgatgatgcgtcAGCCGGGGTCAACATCTCTCCCCCACGATGGCCTGAAGATGTACGGGAGGCTGCTACGGCGCCTCCTCGATCTGTGTCATGGGCCGATTCGCTGAATATAGTGAGAGATTCCCCACGGCGCCGTGCGCACCTGCGTAGAAATCTGGAGGAATTAAGAAGTACCCAGAGCTCTCAAGAAGAGGGCACAGCGTTATCAGCACATGTCCATTTTGCAGCTACGGAGGCCGATGACCGAGAAATTCCAGACtcggacgaagacgatgaggagctgcagctgagagattttaatagactaATACACCAAGAAACGCTCTACGCTGGCCACGAGACTCAGCTTATCTTGGAGGAACTGGCTTCTTTGGAGCACCCGGAACTAACCCCTGGGAATTCGTCGGCCAGAAGACAGCTGATGGCATCTCAGAATTCGCTTGCCTTCACACCATCTAATGGAACTACGAATAATAAAAATGACTTCTCGATGGAAGATACCCAAACCCAGCATACCGCTATACCACAAACCCCTGCCTTCTCATTaccgtcatcgccatcatcaccaaagACGCAAGTTGGCTCCGATGATCAAACCAATCCCAGCCAAGGGCAAAAATTCCACACTCCAGCGCATACAGAACTACCTAGTCAGGGTCAGATCTTTGAGTCTCAGCGCGTACCACTTCATATTCTCCAGTCCCTCGCTCCGGTATCTGCGCGTACGGATATCCTCCTTCCCACACCTTCCGAAGTCCTTGACCTCATAATTAGCGGCTCGGAgtcatttcttcatcttgcttATCGAGTGCCCGAACAAGTCCAGCGGTTCTGGCTGTTCAGCCTTGGTATATTACGCTACATGGCCTGCATACAGCCTGGCAGGCCACGCGGCCATGGCTGGGACTACCGCATTGACCAAGTCTATCAGCTCAATAACGCATTAGAAGAACGTGATATGCAAGAGGAAGGGTGGGTAAACGGCACTGTCCAACGATACATTTACCTTCCTCCAGCTATAGCGGGTCAACTTCTGTGGAATCTAAGATGCGCCACTTTTGACGACGGTGAATTACAAAGAGCGAGcggagatgatggaagggACGATATTAGCCAAGTATCAGATTACCGATCATCCAGCCGCAAGGACACACGTAGTTCTGCTGCCACTCTGCAGTCAGCCGAAACCGATACTTACATCAACGATCATGATGCTGGTCAGCCAAGCAGCTTAATCTTCCAGGACCATGGGAGCTCTGCAGCTACTCTCCCAGCCAGTGCTGTCCTTGGCTCATCTCCGCTTTTGACCAAGAGCCAAATGCTCTCCGACAGTTTGATTAGCGATAAACTTTAA